One Sediminicola sp. YIK13 DNA segment encodes these proteins:
- a CDS encoding serine hydrolase: protein MAGTKILTALILIFGTFGVKGQVDRNSPLFIELKKQDSDFFEKGFNQCDLIYLEAHIAKDLKFYHDQGGFQDRKVFFENIKKNICSSPDKKPIRKVDETSLELFPLYNNGKLYGVIQKGSHHFYIRENRKVGLPTSTAKFTHVWILEQGVWKLSEALSYDHQDPQPEDGQAGGMEQLLIDNKVPALGLGIIENGKLTRIQVYGTLDKKTKAPYNTIFKVASLTKPIVAMTTLKLVDKGLLELDEPLYPYWVDPDVKDDPRTKKLTPRLILSHQTGFPNWRYLSDKDNLTFEFDPGSQYQYSGEGFEYLRRALEVKLGKSLEELTKEFLFDPIGMTDTRFWWDQSVDETRYARNFDENGEQITTNKYYEANAAANLLTTVEDYAKFIAYTSNGAGLSNELFLEMQEHQVMVGENNYFGLGWEILTGFSNDETLLLHSGKDPGVSTLAVFFPKSKNGFVVFLNGDNKNKVLEELLTNHLYGGRELWNKR from the coding sequence ATGGCAGGGACGAAAATCTTAACCGCACTTATTCTCATATTTGGTACTTTCGGAGTTAAAGGACAAGTTGACAGGAATTCTCCTTTATTTATCGAACTAAAAAAGCAAGACAGTGATTTCTTTGAAAAAGGGTTTAACCAATGTGACCTGATCTATCTGGAAGCACATATAGCCAAAGATTTAAAATTTTATCACGATCAAGGCGGATTCCAGGATCGGAAGGTATTTTTCGAAAATATTAAGAAAAACATTTGTTCCAGTCCAGATAAGAAACCCATCAGAAAGGTAGATGAAACAAGTTTGGAACTGTTTCCTCTTTATAACAATGGCAAACTGTATGGCGTTATTCAAAAGGGCAGCCATCATTTCTATATTCGGGAAAACAGAAAAGTAGGTTTACCCACAAGTACAGCGAAATTCACCCACGTTTGGATCTTGGAACAAGGTGTTTGGAAACTAAGTGAAGCCTTGAGCTATGATCACCAAGACCCACAACCCGAAGATGGACAAGCCGGTGGGATGGAGCAATTACTGATAGACAATAAAGTACCTGCCTTGGGACTGGGTATCATAGAAAATGGGAAGCTTACAAGAATTCAGGTGTATGGGACCTTGGACAAAAAAACGAAAGCCCCCTATAATACCATCTTTAAGGTAGCCTCCCTGACCAAGCCTATCGTCGCCATGACCACCTTAAAACTTGTGGATAAGGGATTACTGGAATTAGATGAGCCTTTGTATCCCTATTGGGTAGATCCCGATGTTAAAGATGATCCCAGAACAAAAAAATTAACTCCTAGACTTATACTATCCCACCAAACCGGATTTCCGAACTGGAGATACCTCTCGGATAAAGACAACCTAACTTTTGAGTTCGATCCCGGTTCGCAGTATCAGTACTCAGGGGAAGGTTTTGAATATCTAAGGAGAGCTCTAGAAGTTAAGCTTGGCAAAAGTTTAGAAGAACTGACAAAAGAATTTCTCTTCGATCCAATCGGGATGACGGACACTAGGTTTTGGTGGGATCAATCCGTGGACGAAACTAGGTATGCCAGGAATTTTGATGAAAATGGCGAGCAGATTACCACAAACAAATATTACGAAGCCAATGCGGCTGCCAACCTCCTCACCACAGTGGAAGATTACGCTAAGTTCATAGCCTATACTAGTAATGGGGCTGGACTTTCAAATGAACTATTTCTTGAAATGCAAGAGCATCAGGTTATGGTTGGGGAAAATAATTATTTTGGTCTTGGATGGGAAATTCTCACCGGATTCAGCAACGATGAAACCTTACTGCTACATAGCGGTAAAGATCCCGGTGTAAGCACCCTTGCCGTATTTTTTCCAAAGTCGAAAAACGGATTTGTTGTTTTCCTGAACGGTGACAATAAAAATAAGGTGTTAGAAGAACTACTGACAAATCATCTTTATGGTGGAAGGGAATTGTGGAATAAAAGATAG
- a CDS encoding TetR/AcrR family transcriptional regulator: MARKKQYIEQEVLEKAMSLFWRNGYENTSVRMLEKEMGINQFSIYASFGSKQGVFLESINTYKKKIHCITDRLEKSQNGVAGIKQYFYDFLEFSEENNVCKGCLITNTVNELGQNADPMLMTELTKFANDIKQLFKKNLKQDSKKDMETIESESNYLMTAILGISVASKIFNKKQLEDAIETAFKNL, translated from the coding sequence ATGGCCAGAAAAAAACAATATATAGAACAAGAGGTTTTAGAAAAGGCAATGTCCCTGTTCTGGCGAAATGGGTATGAAAACACATCCGTACGTATGTTGGAAAAGGAAATGGGGATAAACCAATTCTCTATCTATGCAAGTTTTGGAAGTAAACAAGGTGTATTTCTAGAAAGTATCAATACCTACAAAAAAAAAATACACTGCATTACCGATAGATTGGAAAAATCTCAAAATGGGGTTGCGGGTATCAAACAATACTTTTATGACTTTCTGGAGTTTTCAGAAGAAAATAACGTTTGTAAAGGATGCCTGATTACCAATACGGTAAATGAATTGGGTCAGAATGCAGATCCAATGCTAATGACTGAATTGACAAAATTTGCAAATGACATTAAACAGCTCTTTAAAAAGAACCTAAAACAGGATTCCAAAAAAGATATGGAAACCATAGAAAGTGAGTCCAACTATTTAATGACCGCTATCTTGGGCATATCCGTAGCTTCAAAAATTTTCAATAAAAAGCAGTTGGAGGACGCTATTGAAACAGCGTTCAAAAACCTGTGA
- a CDS encoding carboxymuconolactone decarboxylase family protein encodes MSTLKVHTIESAPENSKPLLENSLKSFGMIPNLHGVLAESPGILEAYQMLHGLFENSSFNNDELTVVWQTINVEHGCHYCVPAHTGIAHMMKVDGEITDALRNQTAMPNQKLQTLHETTLSIVRNRGNVTDAELETFYAAGYSQRQLLEIILGLSQKVLSNYVNHIAETPVDKAFEKFAWKK; translated from the coding sequence ATGAGTACACTAAAAGTTCACACCATCGAATCAGCACCCGAAAATAGCAAACCCCTATTGGAAAATTCCCTGAAATCGTTCGGAATGATTCCAAACCTCCACGGTGTTTTGGCAGAGTCTCCAGGTATTCTGGAAGCATATCAAATGTTACACGGTTTATTTGAAAATTCTTCTTTCAACAATGATGAATTAACCGTTGTATGGCAGACCATAAATGTTGAGCACGGATGCCATTATTGTGTCCCCGCCCATACGGGAATTGCGCATATGATGAAAGTAGATGGAGAAATCACGGATGCCTTGAGGAACCAGACTGCAATGCCAAACCAAAAATTACAAACTTTACATGAAACCACTTTATCCATTGTTCGTAATCGTGGCAATGTAACCGATGCAGAATTAGAGACCTTTTATGCAGCAGGCTACAGCCAAAGACAACTTTTGGAAATTATATTGGGGCTATCCCAAAAAGTACTTAGCAATTATGTAAACCACATTGCAGAAACACCTGTAGACAAAGCCTTTGAGAAATTCGCTTGGAAAAAATAA
- a CDS encoding EthD family reductase, with protein MIKVSVMYPNSPGAKFDTDYYKSTHLPMIAQSLGDALKGLEFNLGLGGKTPSESAPYIAMAHLTFDSLESFQATFGPNAKKFAADVPNYTNVKGEIQISEIVKYSYGV; from the coding sequence ATGATAAAAGTATCCGTAATGTATCCGAATAGTCCAGGGGCAAAATTTGACACAGACTATTATAAAAGCACCCATCTGCCCATGATTGCGCAATCTTTGGGAGACGCCCTTAAAGGGTTGGAGTTCAATCTTGGATTGGGAGGAAAAACTCCTTCCGAATCTGCTCCTTACATCGCCATGGCACATTTGACATTTGATTCCCTGGAGTCTTTTCAGGCAACTTTCGGACCCAATGCAAAAAAGTTTGCTGCCGATGTACCCAACTACACCAATGTTAAAGGTGAAATTCAAATCAGTGAGATCGTAAAATACAGTTATGGTGTCTAA
- a CDS encoding DsbA family oxidoreductase has protein sequence MVSKIKIDVISDVVCPWCTIGYKRLEKAIHEMGVQDRIELEWQPFELNPNMPPEGENVQEHIANKYGSSPEDWKRSKDHMAEVGAELGFTFDYFDDMKIVNTRDAHVLLDFAKEQGKQTELKMRLVSAYFSERKDVSDRDILLQELKSVGLNTDGALARLDNDDARYEVKTKEAYWQGVGVSSVPTMVFNNKSALTGAQPVDVYKQVLTALLA, from the coding sequence ATGGTGTCTAAAATAAAAATAGATGTCATTTCAGACGTTGTTTGCCCTTGGTGCACCATCGGCTACAAACGCTTAGAAAAGGCAATCCACGAAATGGGGGTTCAAGACCGGATTGAGCTGGAATGGCAACCTTTTGAATTAAATCCAAATATGCCTCCGGAAGGCGAAAATGTGCAGGAACATATTGCAAATAAATATGGGTCCTCACCAGAAGACTGGAAACGTTCAAAAGATCATATGGCCGAAGTTGGCGCCGAACTAGGTTTTACCTTTGATTATTTTGATGACATGAAAATTGTCAATACCAGAGACGCTCATGTTTTATTGGATTTTGCCAAAGAACAAGGGAAGCAAACAGAACTCAAAATGCGATTGGTCTCAGCATATTTCAGTGAACGCAAGGACGTTTCAGATAGGGATATACTTTTACAAGAACTAAAAAGCGTCGGTTTAAATACGGACGGTGCCTTGGCAAGATTGGATAACGATGATGCGCGTTATGAAGTCAAAACCAAAGAAGCCTATTGGCAAGGTGTTGGGGTCTCATCCGTACCTACCATGGTATTCAACAATAAAAGTGCTTTAACAGGAGCGCAACCAGTGGATGTTTACAAACAAGTATTAACAGCATTGCTTGCTTAA
- a CDS encoding lmo0937 family membrane protein, producing MRSLLWLVAVICIVIWLLGLLGVIPGLATGSLVHILLVIAVVVVLYNIISGRKPL from the coding sequence ATGAGAAGTCTTCTTTGGCTAGTAGCCGTTATTTGTATCGTTATTTGGCTTTTGGGTTTATTAGGTGTAATCCCTGGATTAGCAACCGGCAGTTTAGTTCATATTCTTCTGGTAATCGCAGTTGTTGTGGTCTTATACAATATTATTTCGGGACGTAAACCCCTTTAA
- a CDS encoding (4Fe-4S)-binding protein, producing the protein MDKEITKEYSNGELTVVWKPKACIHSEECIHALPNVYKPKEKPWITPENATTQELKDQIAKCPSGALSYYMNDEEKKVIEKENDNMETKVEVKENGPLLVHGTLKVEDKNGKEEIKKRITAFCRCGASNNKPYCDGTHNEISFKG; encoded by the coding sequence ATGGATAAAGAAATCACCAAAGAATATAGCAACGGTGAACTTACCGTAGTATGGAAGCCAAAAGCCTGTATCCATTCAGAGGAATGTATACATGCTTTGCCCAATGTGTACAAACCTAAGGAGAAACCCTGGATTACCCCAGAGAACGCAACCACCCAAGAATTAAAAGATCAAATTGCCAAATGCCCATCAGGTGCTTTGAGCTATTATATGAATGATGAAGAAAAGAAGGTAATCGAGAAAGAAAATGACAACATGGAAACAAAAGTAGAAGTAAAAGAAAATGGACCGCTGTTGGTGCATGGAACGCTAAAGGTGGAAGACAAAAATGGTAAGGAAGAAATAAAAAAAAGAATCACTGCTTTTTGTAGATGCGGTGCCTCCAACAACAAACCGTATTGCGACGGGACCCACAATGAAATAAGCTTTAAAGGATAA
- a CDS encoding ChaN family lipoprotein: MKKILFPILFLFVFTTTLSQHKPAYTIYNSKGKKVSYAKMVKELTSKDIILFGELHNNAIVHWLQYEIASELANSKPLVLGAEMFETDNQEPLNNYLKGAIDQKAFDTLARLWPNYKTDYAPLVNFAKERQLPFIATNIPRRYASMVYKKGFEFLDTLTLHEKAWIAPLPIPFVPELPGYQNILKMMGDHGTPQLVMAQAIKDATMAHFILKNYNSGTRLLHFNGAYHSNNYEGILWYLKQSAPTYLYASISTVSQESIDKLLPEHNGLADFIICVDSHMTNTY, encoded by the coding sequence ATGAAAAAAATACTTTTTCCGATACTCTTCTTATTCGTATTCACCACTACACTGTCGCAACACAAACCCGCATATACCATTTACAATAGCAAAGGAAAAAAAGTTTCCTATGCCAAAATGGTCAAGGAACTTACTTCAAAGGATATTATCCTTTTTGGGGAACTGCACAACAATGCCATTGTACATTGGTTGCAGTATGAAATTGCATCTGAATTGGCCAATTCAAAGCCCTTGGTCCTAGGGGCAGAAATGTTCGAAACTGATAATCAAGAGCCTTTGAACAATTATCTCAAGGGCGCCATAGACCAAAAAGCATTTGACACCTTGGCTCGACTCTGGCCCAATTATAAAACCGATTACGCCCCCTTGGTGAATTTTGCAAAAGAACGCCAACTCCCTTTCATTGCCACCAATATACCCAGACGTTATGCCTCCATGGTCTATAAAAAAGGGTTCGAATTTTTGGATACCCTTACACTCCATGAAAAAGCTTGGATAGCACCTTTGCCCATCCCATTTGTCCCAGAATTGCCTGGATATCAAAATATCTTAAAAATGATGGGGGATCATGGCACACCACAGTTGGTCATGGCCCAAGCGATAAAGGATGCCACCATGGCCCACTTTATCCTAAAGAACTACAATTCCGGAACTAGGCTCCTCCATTTTAACGGGGCTTATCACTCTAACAACTATGAAGGTATATTATGGTATTTGAAACAATCGGCACCCACATATCTCTATGCCTCCATATCCACCGTTTCCCAGGAATCAATTGACAAGCTATTGCCGGAACACAACGGATTGGCTGATTTTATCATATGTGTGGATAGCCATATGACCAACACCTATTAA
- a CDS encoding CBS domain-containing protein, which translates to MGIKSFQGARETVKKEYSTPIMVEDYMTKKLVTFKPEQSILEVMELFTKYNISGGPVMDDNNFLVGIISEADCMKTISESRYFNMPILDKNVEKYMTKNVETIPHDISIFDAAGIFHKNNRRRLPVLKNGILVGQISRKDIVIAALKLSGQNWK; encoded by the coding sequence ATGGGAATCAAAAGTTTTCAAGGCGCACGGGAGACCGTAAAAAAAGAATATTCCACCCCAATAATGGTCGAGGATTATATGACCAAAAAACTGGTAACCTTCAAACCGGAGCAATCCATTCTCGAAGTAATGGAGTTGTTTACTAAATACAATATTTCTGGGGGTCCGGTAATGGATGACAATAACTTTTTGGTAGGTATTATTTCAGAGGCAGATTGTATGAAGACCATTTCTGAAAGTCGCTATTTCAATATGCCTATTTTGGATAAGAATGTAGAGAAATATATGACCAAAAATGTGGAGACCATACCTCATGATATCAGTATCTTTGATGCCGCAGGAATTTTTCACAAGAATAACCGTCGTAGATTACCTGTATTGAAAAATGGTATTCTAGTAGGCCAAATCAGTAGAAAAGATATTGTTATTGCAGCCTTAAAATTATCGGGTCAAAACTGGAAATAG
- a CDS encoding M28 family peptidase — MKKFTTGITLFLLGLATYWSFSSSMPSYQQSDTILLNSFSTDRALTHVKKISQAPHSVGFPAHEEVRDYIVSELQEMGLKTSLQEGYTAGDWANLSKATNILARIPGSEQGKALLLLSHYDSNPHSSLGASDAGSGVATILEGIRAFLSENKIPKNDIIILISDAEELGLNGADLFVNKHPWAEEVGLVLNFEARGSGGPSYMLIETNRGNSRLIEEFTAAGAEFPVANSLVYSIYKMLPNDTDLTVFREDRDIEGLNFAFIDDHYDYHTMRDNYERLDRNTLAHQGSYLMPLLVHFSNADLGDLKSLNDDVYFNVPFFKLVSYPFDWIWPMFVLSLILFICLLVYGFKKQRLHLKEIFKGFLPMAISLLINGVIGFYSWTLLKWLYPQYLDMLHGFTYNGYYYIAAFVFLSIAICFWAYHKYRDISISNLLVAPIVLWLIICGAVALYLPGASFFIIPTFALLACFLVLINQKDPNPYLLVFLALPALWIYAPFIKMFPVGLGLKMMVASTILTSLTFYLLLPIFGFYKSKSKLAFLGQLLFVIFIIAAHFNAGFTKDRAKPSSLLYVLNTDDNSAQWVSYDHVLIDWNKPYLEGSTLKTENYQVISSKYSSGFTHSANAPLKEIAAPKVEKSLDTIVGDNRLVKLTITPQRPVNRLEVFTNTVPLTSVKVNEIELSPYYLKDRNGSKLLTHYISNNDATTLELLFPKEQVLELQVYEASNDLLSHPLFSVPERPETSIPMPFILNDAILTTKKLRFE, encoded by the coding sequence ATGAAAAAATTTACCACTGGTATTACCCTTTTCTTATTGGGGCTTGCCACATATTGGAGTTTTAGCTCCTCCATGCCTTCCTATCAGCAAAGTGATACTATCCTGCTCAACAGTTTTTCTACTGACCGTGCTCTAACACATGTCAAAAAAATATCCCAAGCACCACACTCGGTTGGGTTTCCTGCTCATGAAGAAGTGAGGGACTACATAGTCTCCGAACTTCAAGAAATGGGTCTTAAAACCTCACTACAAGAAGGGTACACCGCAGGAGACTGGGCCAATTTAAGCAAGGCCACCAATATCTTGGCCCGTATTCCCGGTTCGGAACAGGGCAAGGCACTTTTGTTACTGTCCCATTATGACAGCAACCCCCATTCTTCCCTTGGTGCCAGTGATGCCGGAAGTGGCGTAGCTACTATTTTGGAGGGAATAAGGGCTTTTCTTTCCGAAAACAAGATCCCAAAGAATGATATAATAATCCTGATTTCCGACGCCGAAGAGCTTGGACTGAACGGAGCAGATCTCTTTGTAAACAAACACCCATGGGCCGAGGAGGTTGGCCTAGTGCTGAACTTTGAGGCCCGTGGAAGTGGCGGCCCCAGTTATATGTTGATTGAAACCAATAGGGGCAACAGCAGACTAATTGAAGAGTTTACGGCTGCCGGTGCCGAATTTCCTGTAGCTAATTCCCTTGTCTACAGCATCTACAAAATGCTTCCCAACGATACCGATTTAACAGTTTTTAGAGAGGATCGCGATATAGAGGGGCTCAATTTTGCATTTATTGATGACCACTACGATTACCATACAATGCGGGATAATTATGAGCGATTGGACCGGAATACCTTGGCGCACCAGGGCAGTTATTTAATGCCACTATTAGTGCATTTTAGCAATGCCGATTTAGGCGACCTTAAAAGTTTGAATGATGATGTTTATTTTAACGTTCCCTTCTTTAAACTGGTCTCCTATCCCTTTGATTGGATTTGGCCCATGTTCGTTCTTTCCCTGATCTTGTTTATTTGCCTTTTGGTCTATGGTTTTAAAAAACAACGCCTTCACCTGAAAGAAATTTTCAAAGGGTTTTTGCCTATGGCAATTTCACTCCTGATTAACGGGGTGATCGGATTTTATAGTTGGACCCTTCTAAAATGGCTATATCCACAATATCTTGATATGTTGCACGGGTTTACCTATAATGGCTATTACTATATTGCCGCATTTGTCTTTTTAAGTATAGCAATTTGCTTTTGGGCGTATCATAAATACCGAGATATAAGTATTTCCAATCTACTGGTAGCCCCTATCGTATTATGGCTCATCATTTGTGGAGCCGTGGCCCTCTATTTACCTGGCGCCAGTTTTTTCATCATCCCTACTTTTGCGCTATTGGCCTGTTTTTTGGTCTTAATCAACCAAAAAGATCCAAATCCTTATCTCTTAGTCTTTTTGGCTTTACCTGCCCTTTGGATCTATGCCCCTTTCATTAAAATGTTTCCAGTGGGATTAGGGCTCAAAATGATGGTAGCTTCAACAATTTTGACTTCCCTGACCTTCTATCTTTTACTTCCTATTTTTGGGTTTTATAAATCGAAAAGCAAACTGGCATTCTTGGGCCAGTTACTATTTGTGATCTTCATAATAGCAGCCCACTTCAATGCCGGTTTCACAAAAGATCGAGCTAAGCCCAGCAGTCTGCTCTATGTGCTTAATACGGACGACAATAGTGCGCAATGGGTGTCCTACGATCATGTCCTGATCGATTGGAACAAACCCTACTTGGAGGGGTCCACCTTAAAAACGGAAAATTACCAAGTGATCAGCAGTAAATATAGCTCAGGCTTCACTCATAGTGCCAATGCCCCTTTAAAAGAAATAGCAGCTCCTAAAGTAGAGAAATCTCTTGACACCATTGTTGGCGATAACCGTTTGGTTAAACTTACTATAACCCCGCAGCGACCTGTGAACCGCTTAGAGGTTTTTACCAATACCGTTCCCCTAACCTCCGTTAAGGTCAATGAAATAGAACTTTCCCCTTATTACCTCAAGGATAGAAATGGGAGCAAATTGCTGACCCATTATATCAGCAACAATGACGCCACAACTTTGGAACTCCTGTTTCCAAAAGAGCAGGTTTTGGAACTTCAAGTTTACGAGGCTTCCAATGATCTTCTAAGCCACCCTTTGTTCAGCGTTCCTGAAAGACCAGAAACGAGTATCCCAATGCCGTTTATACTCAACGATGCTATTTTAACAACTAAAAAATTACGCTTTGAATAG
- a CDS encoding SDR family oxidoreductase — protein MNSIIGIMGCGWLGTPLAQHLIKEGFTVHGSTTSSEKLQDLKSLGILPFKISLSENGIEGPIEAFLKNVKVLVINVPPNLRGSNKENYEVKMKHLHASLKGSSVARIIFISSTSVYGDIEGDVTETSVPHPETESGKQLLAVEEKFKNDPDLETTIIRFGGLIGPKRHPVTYLSGKKDLSNGNHPVNLIHLEDCIHIIETIVKEGYWGEIFNGVYPHHPPKQEYYVNEAQKRGLQAPIYSEPTNTQGKKIVPFNLMHYKKYRFQKPIVG, from the coding sequence TTGAATAGTATTATAGGAATCATGGGATGTGGTTGGCTGGGCACTCCCCTGGCCCAACATTTGATAAAGGAAGGTTTTACCGTTCATGGAAGCACCACCTCCTCAGAAAAATTACAGGACCTAAAGTCTTTGGGAATTCTCCCCTTTAAAATTTCTCTTTCAGAAAATGGGATAGAGGGACCTATTGAAGCATTTTTAAAGAACGTGAAGGTCCTGGTAATTAATGTTCCCCCAAACCTTAGAGGCTCCAACAAAGAAAATTATGAGGTGAAAATGAAACATTTACATGCCTCTTTAAAAGGCAGTAGTGTTGCTAGAATTATCTTTATTAGTAGCACTTCGGTGTACGGAGATATAGAAGGAGATGTTACAGAAACTTCGGTTCCTCATCCAGAAACGGAATCAGGGAAACAATTGTTGGCGGTGGAAGAGAAATTTAAAAATGACCCAGATCTGGAAACTACCATTATTCGTTTTGGCGGGCTTATAGGTCCCAAAAGGCATCCCGTTACGTACTTGTCCGGTAAAAAAGACCTATCTAACGGTAACCATCCAGTGAATCTCATACATCTGGAAGACTGCATCCACATTATAGAAACCATAGTGAAAGAGGGGTATTGGGGCGAGATATTCAACGGGGTATATCCCCATCATCCCCCAAAACAAGAATACTATGTAAATGAAGCTCAAAAGAGAGGACTTCAAGCTCCTATTTATTCAGAACCCACGAACACCCAAGGGAAAAAGATAGTTCCCTTTAATTTGATGCACTACAAAAAATATCGTTTTCAAAAACCTATAGTTGGATGA
- a CDS encoding nuclear transport factor 2 family protein, whose amino-acid sequence MIKILGILTISFLSVTLYAQEQEEKESITTVLDEWHKAASDANFEAYFSKMTDDGVFIGTDAMENWQNSEFKEFSKPYFDKGKAWSFTALQRNIYVNKAMDMAWFDELLDTQMKLCRGSGVLIKTDNGWKIAHYVLSIAIPNENVDVVVSLKKAKDSVITQELKAN is encoded by the coding sequence ATGATTAAGATTTTAGGCATACTGACGATTTCATTTCTTTCAGTTACGTTATATGCACAGGAGCAGGAAGAAAAGGAATCTATTACTACAGTTTTAGATGAATGGCACAAGGCTGCATCAGATGCAAATTTTGAGGCGTATTTTTCAAAGATGACAGATGATGGGGTGTTTATTGGAACTGATGCTATGGAAAATTGGCAGAATTCTGAATTTAAGGAATTTTCCAAACCTTATTTTGATAAGGGGAAGGCATGGAGTTTTACAGCGCTTCAGCGTAATATTTATGTTAACAAGGCCATGGATATGGCATGGTTCGATGAACTTTTGGATACTCAAATGAAGCTCTGTCGCGGTTCTGGGGTACTCATAAAAACCGATAATGGTTGGAAAATTGCACATTATGTGCTGTCGATCGCCATTCCCAATGAAAATGTGGATGTAGTAGTGTCCCTTAAAAAGGCGAAGGACAGTGTCATTACCCAAGAATTAAAGGCTAATTAG
- a CDS encoding NAD-dependent epimerase/dehydratase family protein: MPKSILILGACGQIGTELTYTLRERYGNDQVIASDIREGDKDLMASGPFELLDATNYGALEDVVMHYEIDEVYLMAAMLSATAEKFPMRAWNLNMNSLFNVLNLAKDNKISKIFWPSSIAVFGPNTPKEKTAQNTIMEPSTVYGISKQTGERWCEYYFKKYGVDVRSVRYPGLISHKTLPGGGTTDYAVEIYHKALSDKEYTSFLGEDSKLPMMFMDDAIRATITIMESAPEKIKVRSSYNLAAMSFTPKEMAENIKKHIPDFKMSYAPDSRQQIADSWPSSIDDSVAQKDWGWKAEFDLERTTQEMLDNLSK; this comes from the coding sequence ATGCCAAAATCCATTCTCATTTTAGGAGCATGCGGACAAATAGGAACAGAACTTACGTATACATTACGTGAAAGATATGGCAATGACCAAGTTATTGCCAGTGATATAAGGGAGGGGGATAAAGATCTTATGGCTTCTGGTCCCTTTGAACTTTTGGACGCTACTAATTATGGGGCTTTGGAAGATGTGGTGATGCATTACGAAATAGACGAAGTATACTTGATGGCAGCCATGTTGAGTGCCACCGCTGAGAAATTTCCGATGCGTGCATGGAACTTGAATATGAATTCCCTTTTCAATGTACTCAACCTTGCCAAAGACAATAAAATAAGTAAGATATTCTGGCCCTCCAGTATTGCTGTATTTGGACCCAATACCCCTAAGGAGAAAACCGCTCAAAATACCATCATGGAACCTAGTACGGTTTACGGCATTAGCAAACAGACCGGCGAGCGCTGGTGTGAATATTATTTTAAAAAGTACGGAGTGGATGTCCGTAGTGTACGCTATCCCGGTTTAATAAGCCACAAAACCCTTCCAGGAGGTGGCACCACTGATTATGCTGTAGAAATATATCACAAGGCGCTATCGGATAAAGAATATACCAGTTTCCTAGGAGAAGACAGCAAGCTGCCTATGATGTTTATGGACGATGCCATTAGGGCCACTATCACTATTATGGAAAGTGCTCCTGAAAAAATTAAGGTACGTTCCTCTTACAATCTTGCAGCCATGAGTTTTACACCAAAAGAAATGGCGGAAAACATCAAAAAGCACATTCCTGACTTTAAAATGTCCTACGCTCCGGATTCCAGACAGCAAATAGCCGATTCTTGGCCGAGCAGTATTGATGATTCTGTGGCCCAAAAAGATTGGGGATGGAAAGCTGAATTTGATTTGGAAAGGACCACCCAAGAAATGTTGGACAACCTATCAAAATAA